In Mytilus galloprovincialis chromosome 1, xbMytGall1.hap1.1, whole genome shotgun sequence, the following are encoded in one genomic region:
- the LOC143085040 gene encoding cyclic nucleotide-binding domain-containing protein 2-like isoform X2, translating into MSDDKRRGTIHGSHGINSKRRSGDTLLKDSRLVSFLSRKSEERKKRLILKFRIIARSIGYMIHLCHKVMVDNEESITYRAEMMKLTEQLAAADGGQVPCVNRIDTSYYKANKQMRMSQEGKRILSKLPKHRSEKEIQYATIALRNVKTIADYPLHIQQQFAMYGFYENYEPKRVIVKEGRPSENYYILIYGQVMFAKTDEGNMAKRLGSLYRGYYFGELGIYNGTARQSSIITEEYTELLRVSDIDFKRIFMGGDVSRNPEGDNFLTHVINLKGWPLHVLKGNNKAIMASYFQREAIMTRDSNLSEWIFIVKSGSIRVMKKLVKTKSNTSKRTGLHKKVAHTNGYSAFQANEDEFQRFNLYNSIELPPPLTTKNSTKHDVTGHRESSLTLPLMLKLQRACRPHTAHADYQSKGRSRRKLSLSWSTGYERQITLKNMSTLSTPNTQSPRVQSSRCSDESNLPAVNSSKDEGRRTILDDWDAATKHKQTELTEADLNPQFVHVQTITKGQTFGLQYILYKDQVQPSFIVISNGAECVKINRRVFEENLTYNLKTDLKKKVPPYPTDEYMQDRLVTQMNWKSYKDILINNIVKESKGHNHDRYSYKCPGIKL; encoded by the exons AAACGGTTGATATTGAAGTTTAGAATAATAGCACGGTCCATTGGTTACATGATCCACTTGTGCCACAAAGTAATGGTGGacaa tgAGGAGTCCATAACATATCGAGCTGAGATGATGAAATTAACAGAACAGCTTGCGGCGGCAGATGGCGGACAAGTTCCCTGTGTAAACCGAATAGATACCTCATATTATAAAGCTAATAAACAG ATGAGAATGTCACAAGAAGGAAAACGAATTTTATCAAAACTCCCGAAACACAGATCAGAAAAAGAAATACAATAT GCTACGATAGCACTACGTAATGTGAAAACAATAGCGGATTATCCTCTACATATTCAACAACAATTTGCCATGTACGGTTTCTATGAGAA ttatgaaCCAAAACGAGTAATTGTTAAGGAAGGTCGGCCATCAGAAAATTACTATATCCTCATCTACGGACAAG TTATGTTTGCAAAGACAGACGAAGGGAACATGGCTAAAAGACTAGGCTCATTGTATAGAGGTTATTACTTTGGT GAATTAGGTATATATAACGGAACCGCAAGACAGTCCTCAATTATAACGGAAGAGTATACAGAATTATTACGCGTCTCTGATATA GATTTCAAAAGGATCTTTATGGGTGGCGATGTGTCTAGGAACCCTGAAGGAGACAATTTTCTTAC ACATGTTATTAATCTAAAAGGATGGCCGTTACACGTCTTGAAAGGAAATAATAAAGCCATAATGGCAAGCTACTTTCA acgaGAAGCAATAATGACACGTGATAGCAATTTATCGGAATGGATTTTTATAGTCAAGTCG GGATCTATTCGAGTAATGAAGAAATTGGTTAAAACCAAATCCAATACCAGTAAGAGAACAGGATTGCACAAGAAAGTTGCACATACCAATGGTTATTCTGCGTTCCAGGCAAATGAGGATGAATTCCAACGTTTTAATTTATATAACAGTATTGAACTTCCTCCGCCACTCACCACAAAAAACAGCACAAAACATGATGTGACAGGTCATAGAGAATCATCACTTACGTTGCCTTTGATGTTGAAGTTACAACGAGCTTGTAGACCTCATACTGCACACGCTGACTATCAATCAAAAGGACGGTCTAGAAGAAAACTTTCATTGTCATGGTCAACTGGGTATGAACGACAAATTACATTAAAG AATATGTCTACCTTGTCTACACCAAACACACAAAGTCCTCGTGTCCAGTCATCAAGATGCTCTGATGAAAGTAATTTACCAG cCGTCAATTCTTCAAAAGACGAAGGACGACGTACCATCTTAGATGACTGGGATGCTGCCACTAAACATAAG CAAACAGAGCTGACTGAGGCAGATCTGAATCCACAATTCGTTCATGTGCAGACCATAACCAAAGGACAAACTTTC GGATtgcaatatattttatataaagatcAAGTCCAGCCTAGTTTTATAGTTATAAGTAATGGCGCTGAATGTGTTAAAATTAACAGACGGGTGTTTGAAGAAAACTTAacatataacttgaaaactgacCTGAAGAAAAAG gTTCCTCCCTATCCAACAGATGAATATATGCAAGACCGATTGGTTACACAAATGAACTGGAAATCATATAAAGacattttgataaacaatattGTAAAAGAGAGTAAGGGACACAACCATGACAGATATAGTTATAAATGTCCTGGAATAAAACTGTGA